A genome region from Chloroflexota bacterium includes the following:
- the trpC gene encoding indole-3-glycerol phosphate synthase TrpC has product MILDDILANKRNEVAERLARVPQAEQAARAAAAAPARDFLGALRRPGVSIISEIKRQSPAKGALRLDMDAPTMARTYAAAGTSCISVLTDEKYFKGSDADLTAVRERVTVPVLRKDFVVSPYQVYEARAIGADCVLLIVLALTPDEIVSTSALATSLGMAALVEVHTEDELRIALDCGSELIGINNRDLTRMVTDVATTAKLRPLVPAGVTLVSESGIRTAEDIAMLRDLGVDAALIGESLVTAPDAGDLLRSFLAAGAPLPTRTPA; this is encoded by the coding sequence ATGATCCTCGACGACATCCTCGCCAACAAACGCAACGAGGTTGCCGAGCGGCTGGCCCGCGTCCCGCAGGCGGAGCAGGCCGCCCGGGCGGCCGCCGCCGCGCCGGCCCGCGACTTCCTGGGGGCGCTGCGCCGGCCCGGCGTCTCGATCATCTCGGAGATCAAGCGGCAGTCGCCGGCCAAGGGCGCGCTGCGGCTCGACATGGACGCCCCGACGATGGCCCGGACCTACGCGGCGGCCGGCACATCCTGCATCTCGGTCCTCACCGACGAGAAGTACTTCAAAGGCTCGGACGCCGACCTCACCGCCGTGCGCGAGCGGGTCACCGTCCCGGTCCTGCGCAAGGACTTTGTCGTCTCGCCGTACCAGGTCTACGAGGCGCGGGCCATCGGCGCAGACTGCGTGCTCTTGATCGTCCTGGCGCTCACCCCCGACGAGATCGTCAGCACGAGCGCGCTGGCAACGTCGCTCGGGATGGCCGCGCTGGTGGAGGTCCACACCGAGGACGAGTTGCGGATCGCCCTGGACTGCGGCTCGGAGCTGATCGGCATCAACAACCGCGATCTGACCCGCATGGTCACCGACGTAGCGACCACCGCGAAGCTGCGACCGCTGGTCCCGGCCGGCGTCACCCTCGTCAGCGAGAGTGGCATCCGGACCGCCGAGGACATCGCCATGCTGCGCGATCTCGGCGTTGATGCCGCCCTGATCGGCGAGTCGCTGGTCACGGCCCCGGACGCTGGCGACCTGCTGCGGAGCTTTCTGGCAGCCGGCGCACCGCTTCCCACCCGGACGCCCGCATGA
- a CDS encoding phosphoribosylanthranilate isomerase translates to MSRTRVKICGIKTVEQAAMALEAGADFLGFIFYPPSHRYVAPRTVGEIVAAARSRFGGPDRWQAVGVFVDEPLEVVQSTVRTAGLDFAQLCGAEVAAYAAAVGSPVIRVVHVDGSGQPQASTVAADHGAARLLLDAKADGQYGGTGTTYPWPAVRAAAAEAFLAGGLTPGNVAEAIEATRPWAVDVSSGVESCRVKDPDLIRAFISEVRRVDLAIDSHRR, encoded by the coding sequence ATGAGCCGGACCCGCGTCAAGATCTGCGGCATCAAGACGGTCGAGCAGGCCGCCATGGCGCTGGAGGCTGGAGCCGACTTCCTCGGCTTCATTTTCTACCCGCCGAGCCATCGGTACGTCGCGCCGCGGACGGTGGGGGAGATCGTGGCGGCGGCGCGGTCGCGCTTCGGCGGGCCAGACCGCTGGCAGGCGGTCGGCGTCTTCGTCGACGAGCCGCTGGAGGTCGTCCAGTCAACCGTGCGAACGGCCGGGCTGGACTTCGCGCAGTTGTGCGGAGCAGAAGTTGCCGCCTACGCGGCTGCCGTCGGCTCACCGGTGATCCGCGTGGTGCACGTCGATGGCAGCGGCCAGCCGCAAGCCTCGACCGTCGCCGCCGACCACGGGGCTGCCCGCCTGCTGCTCGACGCCAAGGCCGACGGCCAGTACGGCGGCACCGGCACGACCTATCCCTGGCCGGCCGTACGAGCCGCCGCCGCCGAGGCGTTCCTGGCCGGCGGCCTGACGCCCGGCAACGTGGCCGAGGCGATCGAGGCGACGCGCCCCTGGGCCGTGGACGTCAGCAGCGGCGTGGAGTCGTGCCGGGTGAAAGACCCGGACCTGATTCGCGCGTTCATCTCGGAGGTCAGACGTGTCGATCTCGCAATCGACAGCCATCGCCGCTGA
- the trpB gene encoding tryptophan synthase subunit beta, whose amino-acid sequence MSISQSTAIAAEQVAEAQPQRPGYFGPYGGQFVPEVLMPALRELEVAYAEARDDPEFQAALARQLRDYVGRQTPLYHAPRLSEAVGCRVYLKREDLAHTGAHKINNALGQALLAKKMGKQRIIAETGAGQHGVATATVCAKLGLACVVYMGVEDVRRQSVNVFRMQLLGAEVRPVESGTKTLKDAINEAIRDWVTNVRSTFYIIGSAIGPHPYPTMVRDFQSVIGRESREQVLEQAERLPDAVVACVGGGSNSIGMFAGFVDDPGVRLIGVEPGGVGMGPNENAATLVSGKIGVLHGTRTLILQDDDGQILGTHSVSAGLDYPGVGPEHSYLQSIGRASYVAISDQDALDGFRLLCRTEGIIPALEPAHAIAYLRDLGRELGPDGTVVVCLSGRGDKDIDSFREATGGLA is encoded by the coding sequence GTGTCGATCTCGCAATCGACAGCCATCGCCGCTGAACAGGTCGCGGAGGCCCAGCCGCAACGGCCGGGCTACTTCGGACCGTACGGCGGCCAGTTCGTCCCAGAAGTCTTGATGCCGGCCCTGCGCGAGCTGGAAGTCGCGTACGCCGAGGCCCGCGACGATCCCGAGTTCCAGGCCGCATTGGCGCGCCAGTTGCGCGACTACGTCGGTCGCCAGACACCGCTCTACCACGCCCCACGTCTGAGCGAGGCGGTCGGGTGCCGGGTCTACCTCAAGCGCGAGGATCTGGCCCACACCGGCGCCCACAAGATCAACAACGCCCTCGGGCAGGCGCTACTGGCGAAGAAGATGGGCAAACAGCGGATCATCGCCGAGACCGGCGCCGGCCAGCACGGCGTCGCCACGGCCACGGTCTGCGCCAAGCTCGGGCTTGCGTGTGTCGTGTACATGGGCGTCGAGGACGTGCGGCGGCAGTCGGTCAACGTCTTCCGCATGCAACTGCTCGGCGCAGAAGTCCGTCCGGTCGAGAGCGGCACCAAGACGCTCAAGGACGCCATCAACGAGGCGATCCGCGACTGGGTCACCAACGTCCGTTCGACGTTCTACATCATCGGCTCGGCCATCGGGCCGCACCCCTACCCGACGATGGTCCGCGACTTTCAGTCGGTCATCGGACGGGAGTCGCGCGAGCAGGTGCTGGAGCAGGCAGAACGGCTGCCGGACGCCGTCGTCGCCTGTGTGGGCGGCGGCAGCAACTCCATCGGCATGTTTGCCGGCTTCGTGGACGATCCCGGCGTCCGGCTGATCGGCGTCGAGCCGGGCGGCGTCGGGATGGGGCCGAACGAGAACGCGGCCACCCTGGTCTCGGGCAAGATCGGCGTGCTGCACGGCACGCGCACCCTGATCCTCCAAGACGACGACGGCCAGATCCTCGGGACGCACTCGGTCTCGGCGGGCCTGGACTACCCGGGCGTCGGGCCGGAGCACAGCTATCTCCAGTCCATCGGCCGCGCATCGTACGTTGCTATCTCCGACCAGGACGCACTGGACGGCTTCCGGCTGCTCTGCCGCACGGAGGGGATCATCCCGGCCTTGGAACCGGCCCACGCCATCGCCTACCTGCGCGACCTTGGCCGCGAGCTGGGGCCAGATGGCACGGTCGTGGTGTGCCTGTCGGGTCGCGGTGACAAGGACATCGACAGCTTCCGCGAGGCGACCGGAGGACTGGCATGA